A stretch of the Pedobacter sp. MC2016-14 genome encodes the following:
- a CDS encoding ribose-phosphate pyrophosphokinase produces the protein MPLQFNPVKLFAGSGTKELANKIAESYGKPLGNVTLSKFSDGEFQPSYDESIRGCDVFLIQSTYQPSDNLMELLLMVDAAKRASAHYITAVVPYYGLSRQDRKDKPRVAIGAKLVANLMKSAGIHRIMTMDLHAAQIQGFFDVPVDHLDGSVIFVPYIKSLGLENLTIASPDMGGSYRARTFAKFFNAEVVICDKRRKRANEIESMSIIGDVTGMDIVLMDDICDTAGTLAKAAALIMENGAKSVRAVCTHPVLSGNAYETIENSMLTELIVTDTIPLKQSSPKIRVLSTASLFAKAIANVNEHGSISDLFTV, from the coding sequence ATGCCATTGCAATTTAACCCAGTTAAACTTTTCGCCGGAAGTGGCACAAAGGAATTAGCAAACAAAATTGCCGAAAGTTACGGCAAGCCGTTAGGTAACGTAACCTTAAGTAAATTTAGCGACGGGGAATTTCAACCTTCTTATGATGAATCTATACGAGGATGTGATGTATTCCTGATTCAATCTACCTACCAGCCTTCAGATAATTTAATGGAACTGCTACTGATGGTTGACGCGGCTAAAAGGGCATCTGCGCATTACATTACTGCCGTGGTACCTTATTATGGTTTGTCTAGACAAGACAGGAAAGATAAACCAAGGGTTGCTATAGGTGCTAAACTGGTGGCAAATTTGATGAAGTCTGCCGGGATTCACCGGATTATGACCATGGATTTGCATGCCGCACAGATACAAGGTTTTTTTGATGTTCCTGTTGATCACCTGGATGGTTCTGTAATCTTTGTACCTTACATTAAAAGTTTGGGACTTGAAAACTTAACCATTGCATCACCAGATATGGGTGGTTCTTACAGGGCGCGTACTTTTGCCAAGTTTTTTAATGCAGAAGTAGTAATTTGTGATAAACGTCGTAAACGTGCAAATGAGATAGAATCGATGTCTATTATAGGGGATGTGACAGGGATGGACATTGTGTTGATGGATGACATTTGTGATACTGCTGGTACCTTAGCTAAAGCTGCAGCTTTAATTATGGAGAACGGTGCTAAAAGTGTTCGTGCAGTTTGTACGCATCCGGTTTTGTCTGGTAACGCCTATGAAACCATTGAGAACTCTATGCTTACTGAGCTTATTGTTACGGACACCATACCGTTGAAACAGAGCAGCCCTAAAATAAGGGTACTGAGTACAGCTTCATTATTTGCCAAGGCAATTGCCAATGTAAATGAGCATGGTTCTATCAGCGACCTTTTTACGGTTTAA
- a CDS encoding 50S ribosomal protein L25/general stress protein Ctc: protein MKTIAISGSPRENVGKRDAKELRYEGKVPAVLYGGKEQAHFAVITTELKDAIYSPEASFVEIDLNGTKTKAIIKDMQFHPLTDLLLHIDFLQLFEDKEIVMEIPVKLTGTSPGVKMGGKLVQKLRKLRLKALPSNMPQVVEVSIGKLEVGNLFRVRNLVAGDYTVLNTPEDTIVSVGMSRALKQAENAAGKK, encoded by the coding sequence ATGAAAACAATCGCAATTAGCGGTTCTCCAAGAGAGAACGTAGGGAAACGCGATGCTAAAGAGCTTCGCTATGAAGGCAAAGTTCCTGCAGTATTGTATGGTGGAAAAGAGCAAGCACACTTTGCTGTAATTACTACTGAATTAAAAGATGCTATTTATTCTCCTGAAGCAAGCTTCGTAGAAATTGATCTTAACGGTACTAAAACTAAAGCTATCATTAAAGATATGCAGTTTCACCCGTTAACTGACCTTTTATTACACATAGATTTTCTTCAGTTGTTTGAAGATAAAGAAATCGTAATGGAAATCCCTGTTAAATTAACAGGAACTTCTCCAGGTGTTAAAATGGGTGGTAAACTTGTTCAAAAATTGCGTAAACTTCGCTTAAAAGCTTTACCTTCAAACATGCCTCAGGTTGTTGAAGTGAGCATTGGTAAATTAGAAGTTGGTAATTTATTCAGAGTACGTAACCTGGTAGCAGGAGACTACACTGTTTTAAATACTCCTGAAGATACCATCGTTTCTGTTGGTATGTCTAGAGCATTGAAACAAGCAGAAAACGCTGCTGGAAAGAAATAG
- the pth gene encoding aminoacyl-tRNA hydrolase, with amino-acid sequence MKYLIVGLGNIGPEYAHTRHNIGFDIADELAKQLGGTFSNLRLAYYAELAYKGRKLHVIKPTTFMNLSGKAVNYWMHELKIAPENVLVIVDDLAIPFGKLRLKLQGSSAGHNGLKSIESVCGGQNYPRLRFGVGDNFPKGRQVDYVLDLFDKEEQPELPALIDKSVALIQSFVTIGPAQTMTNFNK; translated from the coding sequence ATGAAATATTTAATAGTTGGCTTGGGGAACATTGGGCCTGAGTACGCGCATACAAGGCACAACATTGGTTTCGATATTGCTGATGAACTGGCTAAACAACTTGGCGGAACTTTTTCTAATCTAAGACTGGCCTATTATGCAGAGCTTGCTTACAAAGGGAGGAAATTGCATGTGATTAAGCCTACTACCTTTATGAATTTGAGCGGTAAAGCAGTAAATTACTGGATGCACGAACTTAAAATTGCGCCTGAAAATGTGCTTGTTATTGTAGATGACCTGGCCATCCCTTTTGGGAAGCTACGGTTAAAACTTCAGGGAAGCAGTGCCGGTCATAATGGTTTAAAGAGCATAGAAAGTGTATGTGGAGGCCAGAATTATCCACGTCTCCGTTTCGGCGTGGGTGATAATTTTCCAAAAGGGCGCCAGGTAGATTATGTGCTCGATCTATTTGATAAAGAAGAACAACCTGAACTACCTGCTTTGATTGATAAAAGTGTAGCGCTGATCCAGAGCTTTGTAACCATTGGTCCCGCTCAGACGATGACCAACTTTAACAAGTAG
- a CDS encoding response regulator, with protein sequence MEKINILIVDDRPENIIALEALLQRDDVNLISTTLPNEALRLSWEMDIAIALVDVQMPEMDGFELVEILKSNPRTKDILVIFVTAISTETKYAVRGLNTGAVDYLYKPLNPYVTSAKVDSFIQLVRFQRDVKQKNKELEEYQKKLIKAREQAEQGKRIKENFLANMSHEIRTPINGIIGLTHLLDKTPLTEDQKEMIGLLETSSNSLLGVINDILDLSKIEAGKFKINRAATELPKLCQAVVNLLKIRAKEKGLEMIIDLDKDLPLMVMADSLRLNQILMNLIGNAIKFTTEGSVTLKVEILDRKGNNLQIRFSVIDTGIGIAPANIDKIFETFEQAEDKTTVQFGGTGLGLSIARNLAQLKGGILEVSSEESKGSVFCFTNWYEVLQNPTITKTANATEPEAFNDVKILIAEDNPINKFLIVKILKGWNVEPDVVENGQDALDKLKINHYDLILMDTYMPVMNGLEAIRHIREGYVPGKEAIPIITFSAAVMASDKQTAIEAGANDIVSKPFNPQDLHLKISSLIKK encoded by the coding sequence ATGGAGAAGATTAATATATTAATTGTTGATGACCGTCCGGAGAACATCATTGCGCTCGAAGCTTTGCTGCAAAGGGATGATGTAAACCTGATCAGTACCACCTTGCCCAATGAAGCTTTGCGCCTCTCCTGGGAAATGGACATTGCCATTGCATTGGTAGACGTTCAAATGCCTGAAATGGACGGATTTGAACTTGTAGAAATCTTAAAAAGTAACCCCCGCACCAAAGATATCCTTGTTATATTTGTTACCGCTATTTCTACTGAAACAAAATATGCTGTTAGAGGCCTTAATACGGGCGCAGTAGATTATCTATACAAACCACTGAATCCTTATGTAACCTCAGCCAAGGTTGATTCCTTTATTCAATTGGTGCGTTTTCAAAGAGATGTAAAGCAAAAAAATAAGGAGTTAGAAGAGTACCAGAAAAAACTTATTAAAGCAAGGGAACAGGCAGAACAGGGCAAAAGAATTAAAGAAAACTTCCTCGCCAATATGAGCCATGAAATAAGAACTCCAATTAACGGAATTATTGGCTTAACCCACCTGCTGGATAAAACTCCACTTACAGAAGATCAGAAAGAAATGATTGGGTTACTGGAAACCTCATCCAATTCCTTGCTCGGGGTCATCAATGACATCCTTGACCTTTCTAAAATCGAAGCAGGTAAATTTAAAATCAACCGGGCAGCAACAGAATTACCTAAACTTTGCCAGGCTGTAGTAAACCTGCTAAAAATCCGTGCTAAGGAGAAAGGATTGGAGATGATCATTGATCTGGATAAAGATCTGCCTTTAATGGTAATGGCAGATTCTCTAAGGCTAAATCAGATCCTGATGAACCTGATAGGTAATGCCATAAAGTTTACCACAGAAGGTAGTGTAACGTTAAAGGTTGAAATCCTGGATCGAAAGGGGAATAACCTGCAGATCAGGTTTTCGGTGATTGACACCGGAATCGGCATCGCTCCGGCCAACATTGATAAAATATTTGAGACTTTTGAACAGGCAGAGGATAAAACAACAGTGCAATTTGGTGGTACAGGCCTGGGACTATCTATCGCAAGGAACCTCGCTCAGCTTAAAGGAGGCATCCTTGAAGTTAGCAGTGAAGAATCTAAAGGAAGTGTCTTCTGTTTTACAAACTGGTACGAAGTTTTACAAAATCCAACTATAACCAAAACAGCAAATGCTACAGAACCAGAAGCATTTAACGACGTCAAAATCCTCATCGCAGAAGACAATCCAATTAATAAATTCCTGATTGTTAAAATCCTAAAAGGCTGGAACGTTGAACCTGATGTAGTAGAAAACGGACAAGACGCGTTGGACAAATTAAAAATAAACCATTACGACCTGATTCTAATGGATACTTATATGCCAGTTATGAATGGCCTTGAGGCCATCAGGCATATCAGGGAGGGCTATGTTCCAGGAAAAGAAGCCATTCCTATCATCACTTTCTCTGCTGCTGTAATGGCTTCCGATAAACAAACTGCTATTGAGGCCGGAGCAAATGACATTGTGAGCAAACCATTTAACCCGCAAGATTTACACCTTAAAATCAGTAGCCTGATTAAAAAATAG
- a CDS encoding protein-glutamate O-methyltransferase CheR, with protein MVELSYDELTGLVSLIKNIHGFDFANYSSASLKRRVTRIMQLQKLSLFDLRMLLTNDADYFERFLIEITVNVTEMFRDPMFYKSVREHILPYLMSYPRIKVWNAGCSTGEELYSFAILFEEANLYERSFFYGTDINSDVIEIAKSGIYDLQKMKLYSENYQKTEASSTLSNYYSAKYDAASINHSLKKNLLFSIHNLASDGVFNEFQVISCRNVLIYFNTELQKQVIELFYNSLANFGFLCLGSKESLRNVEIGRFKIIDKKNNIYQKIA; from the coding sequence ATGGTTGAGTTAAGCTATGATGAACTAACGGGACTGGTTTCACTGATCAAAAACATTCATGGCTTTGACTTTGCAAACTATTCATCTGCATCTCTGAAACGAAGGGTTACAAGGATTATGCAACTCCAAAAACTGAGTCTTTTTGATTTGCGTATGTTGCTGACCAATGATGCAGACTATTTTGAGCGCTTTCTAATCGAGATCACGGTAAATGTTACCGAAATGTTTAGAGATCCCATGTTTTATAAATCTGTAAGGGAGCATATTCTGCCGTACCTAATGTCTTATCCACGTATTAAAGTATGGAATGCCGGCTGTTCAACCGGTGAAGAATTATATTCATTTGCAATTCTGTTTGAAGAAGCCAACCTTTACGAACGTAGTTTCTTTTATGGTACGGACATCAATTCGGATGTGATTGAAATTGCAAAAAGTGGCATATACGACCTGCAAAAAATGAAACTATACTCAGAGAACTATCAAAAAACCGAAGCATCAAGTACACTCTCCAACTATTACTCTGCAAAGTACGATGCTGCTTCTATCAACCATTCTCTAAAGAAAAATCTACTTTTTTCCATCCACAATTTAGCGTCAGATGGTGTTTTCAATGAGTTTCAGGTCATTTCCTGCAGAAATGTCTTAATATATTTTAACACAGAACTTCAAAAACAAGTTATTGAGCTTTTTTATAATAGTTTAGCTAATTTTGGCTTCTTGTGTTTAGGTAGCAAAGAAAGTTTAAGAAATGTAGAAATCGGACGTTTCAAAATCATCGACAAGAAAAATAATATATATCAAAAAATAGCTTAG